The following DNA comes from Bacteroidales bacterium.
ACAAACAAAGCTAACAAGATAATTATTTATACTTTCTGCAAGCTTATACCCGCATTGACTTTGTAAATTATAATAATTTTCTCCATAAAATGGACTTGAACCATTTTTAAATCCTTTTATTCCACAATTATCAATTACTCCACCGCCTACACCGTCTTCATCGGCAATACAATTATCTTTAATAATTCGATACTTAAATCTTAAGTGGTTTATTGCGTCCTGAATATCGGTTGTCTTACTTGTATTCATAATCAAAAAATCGACTATCTGCCAACCTTTCCAAACTACAATAATTGCCCTGTCACTTCCAAATCTCGCTACATCTGCCGTTAAGTAATAAATATTTGATTTTTCGTCAAAATCATTATTAAATATATACATAATCACTTCGTGACTGCATAAACGATTGGGGTTATCGTCATAATCCCATATGCCAAGTAAAAGGCGTTCTCTTGTAGCTTTTGTAGATATTGACTCAAGTGCCTTTCTATATCCCTTCTCATTAAAAGGATTGTCCTCTTCAAGTGCAGGAATAAAGGCTTGGTTAGGCTTTAAAGTTCTGTTTACTGATGGAGCATAGAACTCATCATACAACCAATTCTTTTGAGGATTACAAGTTATAAATAATTTGCTCAGTAAACCATATTCATCATTCCTGTGCCTACCTACACGGGATTTTAAAGTATCAAAAGCAGCAAAATGAACCTCTCCTGCCTCTTCTATCCATCCGCCTGTGTATTCCTTTGAGCCTAACTTCTTATATTCGGGGTCAGTAGGCATAAAAAATAGACCTAAAAAGTCTATCCGGCTACCATTAGAAAATAAAATATATCTTCGTTCCCTTATAAACCAATCTCGGTTTTCTTCTAATCCATACTTTAAAAATACTTTCCTAAATGTCTGAAATGTAGAGTCCCTAACATCTACTATATTATTTCTACCAACAAACCATTTAGTTAATGGATAACTTAAACAAGACCAAGTTAGCCATTCGCAGCCCGTCCATGACTTCGCACCTCCACCAGCCCCGCCATACAATATTTCAGTATGGATATTATCAGTAAGTATATGCAACGCTTCATCTTGCTTATCGTGGCGCTTGCCATCAAACTCAACGATGAAGTCAAATTTGCCACGCTTAAATAAATCAATACAAGATTGAACATAGGCATCATATCTTACTTCTTTACTTGCCACGCAATTTACGCTGTATTTTATTAAACTCTAATAATTCATCATCACTCAATTTATCAAAGTTTAATACTTCACTATTTATAGTTTCTCCATTTGAAGTTATATCTTGACTTTCAACATAGCCTCTTTTCTTACCAATTGTTCTCAATACAAATTCTTGGTTTCTTGTTTTTCCATTAATAGCATCTTGGATATATTTACTCTCAATCACATCAATAAGATTATCACGGAGACCCTCAATATAATCAGTCAAATCATATATTTTTATCCATTCATAGACAGTAGCTCTCACTACATCATAAGCTTGGGCAACTGGATAAACTATCCCCGAACTATCTTCAAGTGCCCTCATTAAAGCTTCTTTACTTGGGCGTTTTCTTTTTCTATTCATAATGTAAGGTTCAATCATTTTTCTTCTTTGGTTTCCACCCCTTTGAGTATTCATGATTTTGAATATCAAGCACTTCAAAAACATCTTTTTTAGCCAATAAGTCGATTTCTTGCTTTGAAGCCCCAATCTCTTCAGCTATCTTTTTAGGAGATATGTTATAATCATGTATTAACTTATAGACTATTTCGTGCATTTTGAAAGCAATATGATTGCCCTTAGCCCTATTAATTCTAATTGTTAATAACATTCTATCCACTATCGGTAAATCCAATTTTACTACTGGTACGAGATAACCAAATTGTTCGACAATTTTACTACTGGTACGAGATAACCAATAACGATGAAAGCCGTCTATTATCTCTAAATCCTGAGTTACTAAAATTGGCTGTACCCAGCCTTGTCTCAAAATGGAAAACTCAAGAAGTTTCATTTCTTGAGTTAATACCACATTTGGATTATAGTCATTCGCCTTTAAATCTCGGCAATCTAACCATTCTACATTTGATATTGGTTGTTTATCTATCATTTTTTATATCGTTTAATTATCCCATGTTCACGGGCTAAAATTGAAAAATCATGTTTAAATACAGGCGGATATTTTGCCCCATCTTTTATACTCCTAAAATAAGAATTTACAGCACTCATATTAATATGCTGTGAATGATACATCATGTGACATCTCCAACATATTTCATGCATTACTTTTTTTACTTCGAGTATTTCTTCATCAGTTGCCGAACCTATTAACATCTTTGGGACAATAGACAAAGTAACATCATAGTTAGAATTATGATGATGTAAAATCCCCTCTGTCTGCCCACATATTTCACATTTAGTAGGATTATAAATTAATCCCAAACGCTTAGCTCTATTCGTGAGAGTTAAACTTTTTTGCCTATCAGCGGCACTCCATTTTTCAAAATCTCTCATATTACCATCTTTTAACAAAACTTATTCCGTTTTTTTTTACATTATGAATTTCAAACTTATTCTTGAGAAACATACCTAAACTAAATTCTGTGCAAAAAGCACTCGTTTCTGAACACTTATTTTGTATTTCTCTTAATTCCCATAACTTAGTATAAATGCCTTTTTTCCGATATTCAGGCAAAACAAAATCAATCTTGTATCTCATTGTTTCTCCTATTCTTTGAAATCCAACACAACCTACTAATTTATTTTCATCAAAAGCAGCTATGTATTTACAACCATCATTTAACCGAAACGCAATCCGACTATTTCTGAATTGTTTACCTAAACGACTATACAACTCATCAGCAGAAACAAAATCAAATGTTATATTCAAGTCCTTCATAATCATAATATTTTTTAGTAACATCTTCATTATGTAATGCAGGTATCATTCTCTTATATCTACCGTTAGCAATTACATTAAAAACATACAATATAGGAAATCCCCCTAACGGTCTATGTGTTTCATGTTTTTCTCTATATCTTTTACATTGCATAATCTTATTTAAAACATCTTCAATAAATTCATCAGCAACAATATCTTTTGCAAACTTAATTACTCCCTCCCAACTCACAGGATAATTAGAATAATCATTTCTCTTTGGTTTGTAATCTTTTGAATATCTAACTTGTAATTCAACTTCGGGAAATACAGCAAGCATTTGATTATATAAAACTGGGTCTTTTGTTTTCATAGTCAATAATGCTGATTGTGCTGCCTCTGCATGTAAAGGAGTAGAAACCCTTAATTTATCTCTATTAAATATTTGATAATCGTATGTTTCACAATATTTAATCTTGTATTCATAAAAGAACTTGAATACATCTTTTTCTTTCCAATCATAAATGGGTTTAACAACTGTAGCATTTCTTTCCTCTGTATTCATATAACAATGAATATTGCGAGTAGCAAATATAGCTTTTCTTCTATTTATACTCTCATCGGCACGGAGACCAAGAACAACCGCTATTTTACCTTTTAAGTCTTTAGTATATTCCAAATATGCTTTATCCTGATACCTAACGCCATCACAAGTTAAAGCCCAACTTGGAATAGGTCTAATATGAGGTCGATTAATATCCCACTGAATATATTTCTCTTTATTACCTAAAATATACTTTTCACTCTCAAGTTGCATACACCACCATTGGAAATTATATTTTCCACTATTCATTATTTCTTCACAGAATTTTATAACTCGGCTATCAACTAATTCCTCATCATAAAAAACAACATCAAGTTTCTTTTCTATACCATGTGCTTTACGATATAATTCAAATAGTTTTAAACAAACCAAACTATCTTTACCGCCTGAAAAGGAAATAAAGATATGGTCAAACAATGAATGAATAGTATGTATTCTTTCCATTGCAGCATCAAAAACATTCATTTCTGAATATTCATATTCAAGCTTATCAAAACTATAATTCTCCTTTGAACTTGTCATAATCTTTTGCCTTTTCTTTTTTACTATCTTTTTGAGAAACTTTAATCAATTTTAGTATTAATTCACTATCAGTATATTGTTTATTCTCTTGGTATAATTCTTCTACCCATAACAACAACCGAGAACTAACCATTTCTACACCTGAAAATCTATTTCTTAAATGAGTTAGAAAATCATAAAACAAATTTTGTTCCTCAATAGATGAAAATAAAATAGTATAATTTTGAATTACATTTGCTCTTGGTTTACTTCCTCCACTTGTAGCATCTAAAATCTTCTTTGGAATTTCAATACCTATTGAGGGTTTATTTATTAGAATTTCTTGCCAATTTTTCATCTCAATAGTAGCCCAATCAAATTTACCAAAGCCATCAGCATTATCCTTTAACATTATTCTTACCTCATCTGATTCGGTAAGTCCTTCCATTATATAGACAGGAACTTCATTTATACCATTAATTTTAGAAGCCTTTAATCTTTGATTTCCTGCAATAACAATTAACTTTCCGGTTCTGTTTGAGGCAATTATTGGTCTCGCATTAAACAAATCCTTATCCTCTTTTAAGGATTCCGACAACAAAGTTAATTTCTCTTTGGTTATTAATCGTGGATTATCAGGATGTTCGATTAAATCATTAACACTTATTAATTGAGTATTCATTTCTTTTTACTTTCGTTAATCATTCTTGTAACTGTGTTTATCATGCTGTTATTAAGTGGAAACGGCAATTTTGAAGTGCCAACCTCTTTTTCTGCCTCAATTCACTCTTTGACCTTATCTAACTCTTTTATTTCTTCATCTGTTTTAGTTTTTAATATTTCATTTACTTTCTTAACTAATTCTCTGAATTTGCGGTTATACTTAACCTCGTCGTCATATTTTTTCTGCATTACCAAGATATTAGAACGCGTCCTGTTGATTAGTAATGAGAGGAAATAACTCGACACTCTTGGGAGCAAAGAAACAAAAATCATTCGGCAATAAACCGATTCCATCCTTTGAGTTTTTGACAAATATTTGTCTCTTGGTATTCCGCTTGCTTGCTCTATGGCTTGATGTATGTGTTCGGATGCGTTAATGTATGCCTTTAATTGACACACAACGTTGAGACCCTCACTTGTAGCTCCAATCTGAGCTAATTCTGTTGTATTGATTCTATATCCACTTTTACTTTCGCGTAGTGTTTTTAACGCTCCGCAGTTGTTTTTCTGCGGACAAAGGTTGCAGTTGTTTTTCGTAAAATTTTTCTGATTAGGAACTGTAACATAATATGGTCTGTAACGATCGTATTTACGTTTTTTTTCTCTCTGTGTTAATTTGCTGTTCATCTTTCAATAACTTTTTCATGGTCTTTCTTCCGCACTCCATACCAATTTCACGGATATAATTACGTTGTGATGATGATAGAGTAGGAGTGTTTCTCTCAAGAACATTTTTAAACGTCTCAATGAATTTATCTATCTGAAAATATCCTTCGTCGCATAGACTATCTATCGGATGAGCTTTTAAACACAATCCCTTTCTATACGCTTTATCTCTCGCATCTTTCCTTGTTTTGACTAGGTCTTTTAGTTTATTCTTAGTTATATTTATAAACCCCTCATTCCGGAAAAGTTCATTAACCGTCATTTCTTGTAGTGGTTTCATCGTTTTTAAATTCTTTAAATCCTCGTACTGTTAATTCTGCTACTATCTTAGGTTCTAATGAACGTACTTTAGCGCATTCAATAGCTTGTTTTTCCATTGCAAAAATTGAGGTTAATATGTCATTATCATCGCCGACAAGCATTATATCGAAATTCAGCCATTCAAATTCTAATTCTCTTGAATGTAGGTTAATGTTTAAAGCAGGGATAATTGCGAAAAATCTTTTATCCCAAATAACGTTTATAAAAAAGCGGATTTGCTTAATTCTATTACTTTTGTTTTCTTTCATCATCTCTAATGTAAGAGGTTCTAAAGGATAATGAGTATTATCATCCTTTATTAAAGGTTCATAATACCTTATGCTACGGTTATAGATATAATCTTTCATAATTATTAAATTTATTATAATTTATATTATCTATATTCTTCATCAAACTCCCGATCAAGCCTATCACAACAACTTTGGCAAACATCTAAATTGCCATACTTTGTTACTGCAGGTTTTTGGTTGCATTGGTTACACATAGGTATACCTTCTTTATCGCACAATACAAATTCATAAACCCAAACAAAAGGGTTTTCTTCCCAAATGTCTTTTTTACTGATATGATTTATAAGATAAGAAAATGCCTCTATAGCAGTTTCATGAAATCCAAAATAATTGTCATACTTAAAAATATCTTTAGAAGCATCTTCGGGAGATAACAACATTTTATCTATCCCTTCTTTAAAACAATCTTCCTCACTAATATCCTGCAGCTTTTCAATTTTTACATCTGTAATTTTTACAAAATATCTTGCGGCACTTGTAGGCATGAAAAGTTTGTTTTTCCAAAACCATGGAAATGACATTTTTTCCTCTAATCCATCCGATTTTAATTCTTCAATATCTTTTTTATCATATTTATAATATGTATCAAGAAAAATCTCATAATATGGCTCTTTAAGATACAAAACCTCTCCAAGTTTGTAGCGCGGTTTTATAAATCCTTTTTCTCCGATCGGATTTCCTATAAATCCATTTCCCGACAATCCTTCAAATGACATAGGTTGTTCTTTCACTACTCTCCTCGTCATTGTTTTCCTTTTTTCCACAACTGCAATAAATAGCGGTTCTATAAAGCATATTCCGTTCATGGTTTAACTATTAATTGGTTCATATCCTAATTCTTCCAAATCTTGGTAAACTTGTGGTGTGTGTTCGTTGCTTTTATCAACAAATAACATTAACATTTTTTCTAATTCATCTAATCTTTCCTTAAATTCAGAAGATTCGTAAAGAAAATATTGCGAGTAAAGAGGCTTTTCTCTAATGACATGAACTTTGTGCCTAACTCTACCGTTTAGACGCCTTTCTGCCTCCAAATTTAATGTAACCGTAATGATAAACAGTTCATTTTTGTATTCAAATACCTTTTTAAAAATTTCTTCTTTCATAATAATATATTTCTTTATTTATTATCATTCCAACAATATTTCTGTGTGCCTTGATTAGTCCATCCGTATTGATCAAGGTTGCTGCTCATGATATACTCATCGGCAGCTTCCCATGAATCAAATTCAACAATCAAAACTTCTCCATTGTTATCGCGGATAAAATCCCTTAATCCACGATCAATAAAACTAAATTCTAACATAGCTATTCTATTATTTCTGAATATATGTCAAAATCATCAAGTTTACCATTCATATCATAATCTGCAATCAGATTAATTGGGCTATCAATATCAATTTGTTCTCCGTTATCAAAATAATATTGTTTTTGTCCATTACGTTTAATTTGCCCAAGAACTTCCATATCTTCGTCTGTTCCATATCTGCCGATGTTTAAAGCTATATTTTCTGCCAATTCTTTATAATTGGCTTCTCCGTAAAATTGATTATAAACTTCAAACAGTTCCTTGAACTCTTTAGAATTTTCGTCAAATTCTATTATTACTTCCGTTGTTAATTCTACTTTAATTCTCATGTTTTTATTTTTATAAAAGTTCTATAATTGTTGCATAACATTTTTTAATCTCTTCAATATGCTCGTTTACATATTTATCAAAAGAACCACCAAATATCTCATCAAGTCTTTCAGATATTTGCCCGAATGGATTAAGCCAAGAATCATTTTTGATTATTTCTTTTGGTTCATAAAGTGCAACTAAATGACTACTTGTGTTAAAATGCACTATCATAGTAGCATAGGAAGTTAGTTTATTTTCCGCCTCGAGCGAGTATCGTGAGCTGATAGCCCCATATTCAAATCTTATCATATTATCTCCTTTCTATTTTGTTTGCTAATTAATTCTATATTGTCATGGACATTTCCTATTATTTTAAACTTATGAATGTCAAAATTTTTAAATAACGGGAAATAATAGGAGCTATTTTCAAGAAAAGAATGTCTATAAAATGTTAACTCGGATTCGTTAAAATAAACTCTTGATAGACACAAATTAGCAGTGCCCGATTTTAAAATATCCCCTTCGAAAATATTTATTCCGTTTATATCGATCAATCCTGTAAATTGTCCAATTGATTCAGGAAATACTTCTACTATAGATTGATTTTCAGGAGACATAAACCCACAAGTTCCGTCCCATTCAACCCATCTTATGATACAAGCCACTAATGGGAGCTGGTCTTCTTTGCATTCATTAATAATATATGGAGCTCCAAAAACCCATTTATTATTTTTCATGCTTTTTCCTCTATAAAATACATTTCTCATAACTATTTCCTTTCTATTGGTCGCCAATATTTAACATTTTCAATCATAACATCGGTATGAAAAGGGACAACATACCAAGCATTATGTTCCCATACTGCCGTATAGACATTATCTCCCATATCCTTAACCAATATTACTTCATCGGGATTATCAGGCAATTCCTCTTCAACACTTATCCATTGTTGAGCGAATTCAGCGCCTGCTTTAAAAGCTAAATATGAATTTAAAACAAAACCACGTACAGGATTTGTTTTTTCTTTTGCATATTCTTCTGCAAATTCTTTAATTGTTGTCATGGTTTATATTTTTTAGTTTTTTGATTTGTTTAATTCTTCTTCAAATTTGGCTTTATCTTTTTTCCAAATTTTATCAAGTCTTTTCATTTCTTTATTAAAAGTCTGATAATTTTCATGAGATAACATTCCGTATTTATCTTGCAAGGCATCAAATACATATCCTCTCATTTCAATCCATTTATCTAAGCAATAATCACATATTGCTGATGAAAAAGGGGTCTCATCTCCACATCTAACACATTTACTCATTTCGTTTTTTTTAATTGATTTATTTTTTAAATCCTTAATAAAATCTTCTACTAATGGACTTGTATCATCTTTACACTTTTACTTCAAATGGTCTCATTTATTCGATAGCTATTTGAATATTATATTGAAATTCTTTTAGTAATGCCTCTATTGGGGGGGGCAATTCATTGTCGGATTGCTCCGGTGTGATAAGGACTTCTCTTGTTCTTGCGTTAAGAGGATAGCCGGCTTTTCTTACCTCACCGTGAAGATAATATCGGCGATTGTTTTGTTTTTTCGTGTATGCCATGTTTTTATTTCTTATAAGTTATTCTATGATACTTCTCTACTTTGTAAATTGAAACTTCTTTTGCCGCCTGATCTTCTTTGAACATTTTTTTTTGCTACTTTGTCAATAACATCAAAATCCATGTTCTCTTTTATCTCGGTAACTTCAACGGTTCCATCGTTTTTCGTTAATTCTATCGTGAAATATATCTGTACTTCCATGATTCTTTAATTTCTGTTTTTAATGGTTTCTTTAATCATATTGATTGTGTTTTGTGTACAAAGGTCATTGGGCTGCACTCTTAATAGTAGCCAACCTTGCATTGCTGCTGTATTGTACTTCTCCATATCAAGAAGAAAACCCGATGCCCTGTTATGTCTGCCGTATTTCCAAATTCCGCCCTCGACTTCAATGGCAATCTTATGTTCTGTAATAGCATAATCAAATTTCCATCTGCGTATCTGGTCGAAACGATGTTCTTTAACTACGTTTAGCCCTTGATCTCTTGCATAGACTTTAAACAGGTCAAAATCAGGTTGCATACGGATTTGTCTATTTGCTCTCATTGTCAATGTAGATTTTAAGTATTAATTTCCCGTTGGCAAAGTCATATTTTATCGCCTTTAGCTTATGGATTTCATCTTGAAATTTCATTGTAGCTACTTGAGTTCTACGCTTTGGAGATAGTTTTTCAAAACCATCAGGCATTGTTTCGGTAAGGTTGATAATTTTACTGAAAATAGCATTGTTCTTTATAGCGTTTAAACTTAGATTGTGATTTTCTATCACTATTTCTTTTGTTTTCTCTATCAGCAAGCTATTTTCTTTCCTTAAGTTGCTGTTAGTCATTATCAATCCGATTACTCCGAGTAATAATCCTACGATGATGATAATTAGAATAATTGTTGTCATGGTGCTTAATTTTTAATTTAAAATTTATTAATTCAATAATTTTTTTTCATCAATCAAATAAAGTTCTTGATTATTGAAAATTTTCATATAATTTTCAGTATTCCCGCAGAATTCTTTCACAACTTCCTTTTCTTCATTATTCATATCCCCAAATGGTTTACGTCCGAAATTTGGTGGCAACCAGCTTTTTTGTTGGCTTCCGAAAAGATTAAACTTTTCTAAAAGTTCAAGGTCTCTAAAAACTATATGACATGTGCCTTTTTTATAAAAAGTTACGGTAATATGAGTTAATTGAATGTCCTTTAAAATCCCACTTTTCCAACTCGATTCAAGATTTTGCCGAGTATTATAATTATGATCCGAATTTCTATTTTCTAAATAGTTTAATGTCTTAATTATATCATTCAGTCGTTCAGAGCAAGAATAAATCTCGCTAAATCCATAACTGCCAGGTGTTGGGTAGAAATTTTTATCGTTGTCTAATAAGTTTTTCATAATTTTCTTCTATCTTTTCCGTTAATAATTAAGTAGTTAGACATTTCGTACAGGCGGCTAACTACACGCTCGCCGTACATGTTAAGATTGTCGATATCGCTTGGACTGTTATTCGAAGAAATAAGTGTCATGTATTGCGGTCTGTCGCCTCTGTGTTCAAGAATTTCTCTTAAAACTCTATTGCGGTTCCCCATGTGCATTGTCTCCGGCTGTTCAGTTCCCAAGTCTT
Coding sequences within:
- a CDS encoding phage terminase large subunit; the protein is MASKEVRYDAYVQSCIDLFKRGKFDFIVEFDGKRHDKQDEALHILTDNIHTEILYGGAGGGAKSWTGCEWLTWSCLSYPLTKWFVGRNNIVDVRDSTFQTFRKVFLKYGLEENRDWFIRERRYILFSNGSRIDFLGLFFMPTDPEYKKLGSKEYTGGWIEEAGEVHFAAFDTLKSRVGRHRNDEYGLLSKLFITCNPQKNWLYDEFYAPSVNRTLKPNQAFIPALEEDNPFNEKGYRKALESISTKATRERLLLGIWDYDDNPNRLCSHEVIMYIFNNDFDEKSNIYYLTADVARFGSDRAIIVVWKGWQIVDFLIMNTSKTTDIQDAINHLRFKYRIIKDNCIADEDGVGGGVIDNCGIKGFKNGSSPFYGENYYNLQSQCGYKLAESINNYLVSFVCEISEKEKEILTGDLGELQTWKVDSDGKLRIKPKEEIKKSIGRSPDWRDVLLMRAYFDYAEDIPRGVTREN
- a CDS encoding ParB N-terminal domain-containing protein, with the translated sequence MIDKQPISNVEWLDCRDLKANDYNPNVVLTQEMKLLEFSILRQGWVQPILVTQDLEIIDGFHRYWLSRTSSKIVEQFGYLVPVVKLDLPIVDRMLLTIRINRAKGNHIAFKMHEIVYKLIHDYNISPKKIAEEIGASKQEIDLLAKKDVFEVLDIQNHEYSKGWKPKKKND
- a CDS encoding GNAT family N-acetyltransferase codes for the protein MKDLNITFDFVSADELYSRLGKQFRNSRIAFRLNDGCKYIAAFDENKLVGCVGFQRIGETMRYKIDFVLPEYRKKGIYTKLWELREIQNKCSETSAFCTEFSLGMFLKNKFEIHNVKKNGISFVKRW
- a CDS encoding phosphoadenosine phosphosulfate reductase family protein, giving the protein MTSSKENYSFDKLEYEYSEMNVFDAAMERIHTIHSLFDHIFISFSGGKDSLVCLKLFELYRKAHGIEKKLDVVFYDEELVDSRVIKFCEEIMNSGKYNFQWWCMQLESEKYILGNKEKYIQWDINRPHIRPIPSWALTCDGVRYQDKAYLEYTKDLKGKIAVVLGLRADESINRRKAIFATRNIHCYMNTEERNATVVKPIYDWKEKDVFKFFYEYKIKYCETYDYQIFNRDKLRVSTPLHAEAAQSALLTMKTKDPVLYNQMLAVFPEVELQVRYSKDYKPKRNDYSNYPVSWEGVIKFAKDIVADEFIEDVLNKIMQCKRYREKHETHRPLGGFPILYVFNVIANGRYKRMIPALHNEDVTKKYYDYEGLEYNI
- a CDS encoding ParB N-terminal domain-containing protein: MNTQLISVNDLIEHPDNPRLITKEKLTLLSESLKEDKDLFNARPIIASNRTGKLIVIAGNQRLKASKINGINEVPVYIMEGLTESDEVRIMLKDNADGFGKFDWATIEMKNWQEILINKPSIGIEIPKKILDATSGGSKPRANVIQNYTILFSSIEEQNLFYDFLTHLRNRFSGVEMVSSRLLLWVEELYQENKQYTDSELILKLIKVSQKDSKKEKAKDYDKFKGEL
- a CDS encoding YopX family protein yields the protein MRNVFYRGKSMKNNKWVFGAPYIINECKEDQLPLVACIIRWVEWDGTCGFMSPENQSIVEVFPESIGQFTGLIDINGINIFEGDILKSGTANLCLSRVYFNESELTFYRHSFLENSSYYFPLFKNFDIHKFKIIGNVHDNIELISKQNRKEII
- a CDS encoding DUF4942 domain-containing protein; protein product: MKNLLDNDKNFYPTPGSYGFSEIYSCSERLNDIIKTLNYLENRNSDHNYNTRQNLESSWKSGILKDIQLTHITVTFYKKGTCHIVFRDLELLEKFNLFGSQQKSWLPPNFGRKPFGDMNNEEKEVVKEFCGNTENYMKIFNNQELYLIDEKKLLN